Proteins from a genomic interval of Kribbella aluminosa:
- a CDS encoding ferritin-like domain-containing protein, with amino-acid sequence MTDTVRDLIHGNASMVAPGAALGALSHGFELASAKDFSSDVEVLNYALTLEYLEAEFYRQGNSAGLLKGTEKKYLMQIGADEASHVATVTATIQKLGGTPVGAPAVDFGGAFENRKSYLTTSHIFENKGVGAYLGAAGFVKDKMILQAAAGIFGVEARHAAVVGNLLGLKAEGGVYMGSTEVGIPKADVLKAVAPFLQDPGKVVAAITL; translated from the coding sequence ATGACTGACACCGTTCGTGATCTGATCCACGGCAACGCCTCCATGGTGGCGCCCGGTGCCGCACTCGGTGCTTTGAGCCATGGTTTCGAGCTGGCCAGCGCGAAGGACTTCAGCAGCGACGTCGAGGTCCTGAACTACGCACTGACGCTGGAGTACCTGGAGGCCGAGTTCTATCGCCAGGGCAATTCGGCAGGCCTGCTGAAGGGCACGGAGAAGAAGTACCTGATGCAGATCGGTGCCGACGAGGCGTCGCACGTCGCGACCGTCACCGCAACGATCCAGAAGCTCGGCGGTACGCCGGTCGGCGCGCCCGCAGTCGACTTCGGCGGAGCGTTCGAGAACCGGAAGAGCTATCTGACGACGTCGCACATCTTCGAGAACAAAGGCGTGGGCGCGTACCTGGGTGCCGCGGGGTTCGTGAAGGACAAGATGATCCTGCAGGCCGCAGCCGGCATCTTCGGTGTCGAGGCCCGGCATGCAGCCGTCGTCGGCAACCTGCTCGGCCTGAAGGCCGAGGGCGGCGTCTACATGGGCTCGACCGAGGTCGGAATCCCGAAGGCGGACGTCCTCAAGGCGGTGGCCCCGTTCCTGCAGGACCCGGGGAAGGTCGTTGCTGCGATCACGTTGTAA
- a CDS encoding DUF6372 family protein, producing the protein MFAWEQHAPGGCRCACQLGHGGHGTCLEPDRSACASSRRPRPWTAAEITDPLQICAACYDAIALLVNSSCRKCISPDGVTRSASSSHRHRCMVIAVVGHGRQDGHQQRRRRASITGASRRGSEGTVRGGAPALAGRSLSAPTLAW; encoded by the coding sequence GTGTTCGCCTGGGAGCAACACGCACCGGGCGGATGCCGCTGCGCGTGCCAGCTCGGCCACGGCGGCCACGGAACCTGTCTGGAGCCGGACCGCTCGGCTTGCGCATCGTCGCGCAGGCCTCGCCCGTGGACGGCCGCCGAAATCACCGATCCCCTGCAGATCTGCGCGGCCTGCTACGACGCGATCGCCCTACTGGTCAACAGCTCATGTAGGAAGTGCATATCACCCGACGGGGTTACGAGGTCCGCAAGTTCGAGCCACCGCCACCGTTGCATGGTGATCGCCGTCGTCGGACATGGCCGACAGGATGGCCATCAGCAGCGGCGGAGACGCGCTTCCATTACTGGAGCCTCGCGGCGTGGATCAGAAGGGACTGTTCGGGGTGGAGCTCCGGCACTGGCAGGCCGATCTTTGTCAGCACCGACCCTGGCATGGTGA
- a CDS encoding alpha-galactosidase: MTDRSAAGSRPQIIHLRAEGCSLLLEVAAGQLPYVRHWGADLGSLDRAAAEAAVLAAGGAGQRAGELIVEPPPVLPEPRSGWMGRPGLQGSRSGRGWSTAFGVESVTIDGAAAADYRETGAATVQVDALDAEAALRLGLTIEMLPSGLVRMRAELGNEGADYDLDELSLSLPVPARATELVDFTGRWGMEKYVQREQFAVGTHLRENRRGMTGHDTAYVVHATVPGSDFEHGETWGVHVAWSGNHRHTAEHDTTGLRLLGGGELLLPGEITLTHGQTYRTPWLYASYGEGLDAVAHRFHAYLRSRPQHVDARRPVTLNVWEAVYFDHDADRLIELAALAADVGVERFVLDDGWFGGRRNSRAGLGDWTVASEVWPDGLHPLVKAVTAAGMQFGLWFEPEMVNLDSDLARAHPDWILAARAGLPIEQRNQHVLNLAIPECYDTILQQVLRILDEYDIEYVKWDHNRNHVEAGSQVCGGAPGEHEQTLAFYRLLADIKAAHPDLEIESCAGGGGRTDLGVLEHTDRVWVSDCIDPLERQRLQRWTAQLIPTELMGSHIASARSHTTGRRHELSFRASTALFGHLGVEWDLASATEEERRELAQWIALYKKHRHLINTGLVYRGPDPDPAVWIHGVVAPDRSEGLFEVASLTWAVPGAPLWTRLRGLDAERRYRVSLIGVGEQPATQWTTETLTMPGSVLTKIGLPVPELHPEQSLLIHAARLQ; encoded by the coding sequence GTGACCGACCGATCCGCTGCCGGCAGCCGCCCGCAGATCATTCATCTGCGGGCGGAGGGATGCTCCCTGCTGCTGGAGGTGGCCGCCGGGCAGTTGCCGTACGTACGGCACTGGGGCGCCGACCTCGGCAGCCTCGACCGGGCGGCGGCGGAAGCTGCCGTGCTGGCCGCCGGCGGAGCCGGACAGCGAGCCGGGGAGCTCATCGTCGAGCCACCGCCCGTGCTGCCGGAACCGCGAAGCGGGTGGATGGGCCGGCCGGGCCTGCAGGGATCGCGTTCCGGCCGAGGATGGTCAACCGCGTTCGGCGTCGAATCCGTCACCATCGACGGAGCAGCGGCTGCGGACTATCGAGAGACCGGTGCCGCCACGGTCCAGGTCGACGCGCTCGATGCCGAGGCAGCCCTGCGACTCGGGCTGACGATCGAGATGCTGCCGTCCGGACTGGTCCGGATGCGGGCCGAGCTCGGCAACGAAGGCGCCGACTACGACCTCGACGAACTCTCTCTGTCACTCCCGGTGCCTGCCCGGGCGACCGAGCTCGTCGACTTCACCGGGCGTTGGGGCATGGAGAAGTACGTCCAGCGTGAGCAGTTCGCCGTCGGCACGCATCTGCGCGAGAACCGGCGCGGGATGACCGGACACGACACGGCGTACGTCGTCCATGCGACCGTGCCCGGCAGCGACTTCGAGCACGGTGAGACGTGGGGTGTTCACGTCGCCTGGAGCGGCAACCACCGGCACACGGCCGAGCACGACACCACCGGCCTCCGGCTGCTCGGCGGCGGCGAACTCCTGTTGCCCGGCGAGATCACCCTCACTCACGGCCAGACCTACCGCACGCCCTGGCTGTACGCGTCGTACGGCGAGGGACTGGATGCCGTGGCCCACCGGTTCCACGCCTACCTGCGGTCCCGCCCGCAGCACGTGGACGCCCGTCGACCCGTCACCCTCAACGTCTGGGAGGCGGTCTACTTCGACCACGACGCCGACCGCCTCATCGAACTGGCCGCGCTGGCCGCCGACGTCGGCGTGGAAAGGTTCGTCCTCGATGACGGCTGGTTCGGCGGCCGACGCAATTCGCGTGCCGGGCTTGGGGACTGGACGGTGGCGTCCGAGGTATGGCCCGACGGGCTGCACCCGCTGGTCAAGGCCGTCACTGCGGCGGGCATGCAGTTCGGCCTTTGGTTCGAGCCGGAGATGGTGAACCTCGACTCCGACCTTGCCCGTGCACATCCGGACTGGATCCTCGCAGCACGCGCCGGGCTGCCGATCGAGCAGCGCAACCAGCACGTGCTCAACCTCGCGATCCCCGAGTGCTACGACACGATTCTCCAGCAGGTACTGCGAATTCTCGACGAATACGACATCGAATACGTCAAGTGGGATCACAACCGGAACCACGTGGAGGCCGGCAGCCAGGTGTGCGGCGGCGCACCCGGTGAGCATGAGCAGACGCTCGCGTTTTACCGGCTGCTCGCCGACATCAAAGCGGCCCATCCGGACCTGGAGATCGAGTCATGTGCCGGTGGCGGCGGCCGGACCGATCTCGGCGTACTCGAGCACACCGACCGAGTTTGGGTATCGGACTGCATCGATCCGCTGGAACGCCAGCGGCTGCAGCGCTGGACCGCCCAGCTGATCCCCACCGAACTGATGGGCTCGCACATCGCGTCGGCCAGATCGCACACCACCGGCCGGCGGCACGAGCTGTCGTTCCGTGCCTCGACCGCGCTGTTCGGCCACCTCGGGGTCGAATGGGACCTGGCGTCGGCGACCGAGGAAGAGCGTCGCGAGCTCGCGCAGTGGATCGCCCTGTACAAGAAGCATCGGCACCTGATCAACACCGGTCTGGTCTACCGCGGGCCCGACCCGGATCCGGCGGTCTGGATTCACGGCGTGGTCGCGCCCGACCGGTCCGAGGGACTGTTCGAGGTCGCGTCACTCACCTGGGCAGTACCGGGAGCGCCGCTGTGGACCCGGCTCCGCGGCCTCGACGCCGAGCGACGATACCGGGTCAGCCTCATCGGCGTCGGTGAACAACCAGCGACCCAATGGACAACCGAGACGCTCACCATGCCAGGGTCGGTGCTGACAAAGATCGGCCTGCCAGTGCCGGAGCTCCACCCCGAACAGTCCCTTCTGATCCACGCCGCGAGGCTCCAGTAA
- a CDS encoding LysR family transcriptional regulator, translated as MAVTLQRLEVFCAVARSLSFSSAARELYTSQPHVSNQIRRLEEHYKVELFVRARQGIRLTDAGLALFEQVDRILSDLQDAEQVLVDFRSARRGVVRLAATTSIGSHVLPGIVAGFRREHPGISVSLLIGNTEQVQSMIDDGQVDVAVTPLSAGVRPLGGEPFRSYDLVVVARAGTDLPDPIPVAELAAQPLVARENGSRTLELMRDLLAGHPTTVVAQLTGPVAVIEAVCAGAGVSVVSSSAAQMWAAAGLVSILRIADRTPMHHYHLVYPPRRTFPAAARELITYLRGHTPPAVACPDGSVSPSYRRMPDPR; from the coding sequence ATGGCCGTCACGCTGCAGCGACTCGAGGTCTTCTGCGCTGTCGCGCGGAGTCTGTCGTTCTCCAGTGCCGCGCGCGAGCTGTACACCTCCCAGCCGCATGTCTCGAACCAGATCCGGCGGCTCGAGGAGCACTACAAGGTCGAGCTGTTCGTCCGCGCCCGGCAGGGCATCAGGCTCACCGACGCCGGCCTCGCCCTGTTCGAGCAGGTCGACCGGATCCTGTCCGACCTCCAGGACGCCGAGCAGGTGCTGGTGGACTTTCGGAGCGCGCGCCGGGGTGTTGTTCGGCTTGCGGCGACGACGAGCATCGGCAGCCATGTGCTGCCGGGCATCGTGGCCGGGTTCCGGCGTGAACATCCCGGAATCTCTGTTTCGCTGCTGATCGGCAACACCGAGCAGGTCCAGTCCATGATCGACGACGGACAGGTCGACGTGGCGGTGACTCCGCTGTCCGCCGGCGTACGGCCGCTCGGCGGGGAGCCGTTCCGGTCCTACGACCTGGTGGTGGTCGCGAGGGCCGGGACGGACCTCCCGGATCCGATCCCGGTGGCGGAACTGGCGGCCCAGCCACTGGTGGCCCGGGAGAACGGGTCTCGCACCCTCGAGTTGATGCGCGATCTGCTGGCCGGCCACCCGACCACCGTGGTGGCCCAGCTCACTGGGCCGGTCGCAGTGATCGAGGCCGTCTGCGCCGGCGCGGGCGTCTCCGTCGTGTCGTCGAGTGCCGCACAGATGTGGGCAGCGGCGGGACTGGTGTCGATCCTGCGCATCGCGGACCGAACACCGATGCATCACTACCACCTCGTGTACCCGCCCCGTCGTACCTTCCCGGCGGCGGCGCGCGAGCTCATCACCTATCTCCGGGGACATACCCCGCCGGCGGTCGCCTGCCCTGACGGATCGGTCAGCCCTTCATACCGGCGAATGCCAGACCCGCGATGA
- a CDS encoding carbohydrate ABC transporter permease: MSELRAPGRHGSNLVAYLILGIGGFLMVFPFLYQLSASFMTNAEVQSIPKQLFPGELRWENYVNGINSFPFWDQLRNTAVFSLIRTVSQVLFCSLAGYAFARMRFPFKNLIFGVLLSILMIPGELLLISQYQIVQALGWLNTMAGLVAPGLVSLFGTFLMRQFFMGLPKELEEAGRIDGAGPATIFFRIMLPLASPGLSALAVVTLIDSWGSFLWPLIVASQSEKMTLAVGIASFTGEHQTFYPQIMGVSLLVMLPMVALFIALQRRVIAGLAFAGMKG; encoded by the coding sequence ATGAGTGAGTTGCGCGCGCCGGGTCGACACGGATCGAACCTGGTCGCCTACCTGATCCTCGGGATCGGCGGGTTCCTGATGGTGTTCCCGTTCCTCTACCAACTGTCGGCGTCGTTCATGACCAACGCCGAGGTGCAGTCGATCCCGAAGCAACTGTTCCCCGGAGAGTTGCGCTGGGAGAACTACGTCAACGGCATCAACTCGTTTCCCTTCTGGGACCAACTCCGCAACACCGCCGTCTTCTCGCTGATCCGGACCGTCAGCCAGGTGCTGTTCTGCTCGCTGGCGGGCTACGCGTTCGCGCGGATGCGTTTCCCCTTCAAGAACCTCATCTTCGGCGTCCTGCTGTCGATCCTGATGATCCCGGGCGAACTGCTACTCATCAGCCAGTACCAGATCGTTCAGGCGCTCGGCTGGCTCAACACGATGGCCGGCCTGGTCGCTCCGGGCCTCGTCAGCCTGTTCGGCACGTTCCTGATGCGCCAGTTCTTCATGGGACTGCCGAAGGAACTCGAGGAAGCCGGCCGGATCGACGGCGCGGGACCAGCGACGATCTTCTTCCGGATCATGCTGCCGCTTGCCTCCCCCGGGCTCTCCGCACTCGCCGTGGTCACCCTGATCGACTCCTGGGGCTCATTCCTGTGGCCGTTGATCGTGGCCTCGCAGTCGGAGAAGATGACGCTGGCCGTCGGCATCGCGTCGTTCACCGGCGAACACCAGACGTTCTACCCACAGATCATGGGCGTGTCGCTGCTCGTCATGCTGCCGATGGTCGCGCTCTTCATCGCCTTGCAGCGCCGGGTCATCGCGGGTCTGGCATTCGCCGGTATGAAGGGCTGA
- a CDS encoding carbohydrate ABC transporter permease, with translation MTVSLDSRSRTTPSGPEAPRSPGRRRNRYDGLAPWLFVAPTVLGIGAFYVWPTAQSVYFSFTKWGAFGGVSWIGTANYTRLFSDPDLLVALGNTVLYAAVALAGIPLAIWLASLLNRPGLRFRSFFRVLFFLPVVTVPAAVSTVWKLLYNGDYGMINYVLSLVGIKGPYWLQTPVVAVVAVGIVGVWMSLGFNMIILGAGLQAISPEVYEAAELDGAGPFRQLVHITIPLLTPSIFFLTVMTAIGAFKVFDLIFLMIGNTSPVIKQTQTLVFFFYSKGFMVNDKGYAAAIGVVLLLIIALVTYGQFRLQRKWVHYE, from the coding sequence ATGACCGTTTCCCTCGATTCGCGCTCGCGGACGACCCCGTCGGGCCCGGAGGCGCCCCGCTCTCCTGGCCGGCGCCGGAACCGGTACGACGGCCTCGCGCCGTGGCTCTTCGTCGCGCCGACCGTGCTGGGCATCGGAGCGTTCTACGTCTGGCCGACCGCCCAGTCGGTGTACTTCAGCTTCACCAAGTGGGGCGCCTTCGGCGGTGTCAGCTGGATCGGGACCGCGAACTACACCCGGCTGTTCTCGGACCCGGACCTCCTCGTTGCTCTGGGCAACACTGTGCTGTACGCCGCGGTCGCACTTGCCGGCATCCCGTTGGCGATCTGGCTGGCGAGCCTGCTCAACCGGCCGGGCCTCCGGTTCCGGAGCTTCTTCCGGGTCCTCTTCTTCCTGCCTGTCGTCACGGTGCCGGCCGCCGTGTCGACGGTCTGGAAGCTGCTCTACAACGGCGACTACGGCATGATCAACTACGTCCTGTCGCTGGTCGGCATCAAAGGCCCTTACTGGCTGCAGACCCCGGTCGTCGCGGTAGTTGCGGTCGGCATCGTCGGCGTCTGGATGAGCCTCGGCTTCAACATGATCATCCTCGGCGCCGGCCTGCAGGCGATCTCCCCGGAGGTGTACGAGGCAGCCGAGCTCGACGGGGCGGGGCCATTCCGGCAGCTCGTGCACATTACGATTCCGCTGCTCACCCCGAGCATCTTCTTCCTCACCGTGATGACCGCCATCGGCGCCTTCAAGGTCTTCGACCTGATCTTCTTGATGATCGGGAACACCAGCCCGGTGATCAAGCAGACGCAGACCCTCGTCTTCTTCTTCTACAGCAAGGGATTCATGGTCAACGACAAGGGCTACGCGGCTGCGATCGGCGTCGTACTGCTGCTGATCATCGCCCTGGTCACCTACGGCCAGTTCCGGCTGCAACGAAAGTGGGTGCACTATGAGTGA
- a CDS encoding ABC transporter substrate-binding protein — protein sequence MTRNLINRRTVLAGLASSAVAGVLAGCGGNGGSGGGSGGEGETGKADLTFATWESYTANAIKKQLPAFQQKFPGIKLEVTLTPWKDYFTKLQTQASAGNAPDLFAMNGVQFDLYASEGMIDPIDELVSGGQLDLAKYPKSLVERYVWQDKQYGVPNNFDSVALFYNKSIFDNAGQQYPTDDWTWDQFLRTAAAISAKLKGQGIYGFTPAMGDSQITYYNSIPAAGGYVIDRKQNKSGYDRPETIEGLKFFGDVLNNGTSPTIQQLTDIPGTDWFINGKGAMTWAASYNLSDLSGSKLAKDFQIVRLPTKKTNQCVLNGTTTVISSRSKNKAAAREVLKWIAGPEFAAAVAEDGQVIPAYDGSQGAFLKTIPNWNLKTFIDAAADGYLYPTSKNTKAWDQLEAPTLAPLWQGKASADTVGKKLAAAMNDALAKE from the coding sequence ATGACACGAAACCTGATCAACCGGCGCACAGTGCTCGCCGGGCTCGCATCGTCCGCCGTGGCCGGCGTCCTGGCAGGCTGCGGCGGGAACGGGGGCAGCGGCGGAGGAAGTGGTGGTGAGGGCGAAACCGGCAAGGCCGACCTCACCTTCGCCACCTGGGAGTCATACACGGCCAACGCGATCAAGAAGCAGCTCCCGGCCTTTCAGCAGAAGTTCCCGGGGATCAAGCTCGAGGTCACCCTGACGCCCTGGAAGGACTACTTCACCAAGCTGCAGACCCAGGCGAGCGCGGGCAACGCACCCGACCTGTTCGCGATGAACGGCGTCCAGTTCGACCTCTACGCCTCCGAGGGCATGATCGACCCGATCGACGAGCTCGTGTCCGGCGGCCAGCTCGACCTGGCGAAGTACCCGAAGTCGCTGGTCGAGCGGTACGTCTGGCAGGACAAGCAGTACGGCGTACCGAACAACTTCGACTCGGTCGCGCTGTTCTACAACAAGTCGATCTTCGACAATGCGGGTCAGCAGTACCCGACCGACGACTGGACCTGGGACCAGTTCCTGAGGACCGCCGCGGCGATCAGCGCGAAGCTCAAGGGACAAGGGATCTACGGGTTCACGCCGGCGATGGGCGACTCGCAGATCACCTACTACAACTCGATCCCGGCGGCCGGCGGCTACGTGATCGACCGGAAGCAGAACAAGTCCGGGTATGACCGGCCCGAGACGATCGAAGGGCTGAAGTTCTTCGGCGACGTGCTGAACAACGGCACGTCACCGACGATCCAGCAGCTGACCGACATCCCCGGGACCGACTGGTTCATCAACGGCAAGGGCGCGATGACCTGGGCCGCGTCGTACAACCTGTCCGACCTGTCCGGGTCGAAGCTGGCGAAGGACTTCCAGATCGTCCGGCTGCCCACGAAGAAGACCAACCAGTGCGTCCTCAACGGCACCACGACGGTCATCTCCTCGCGGTCCAAGAACAAGGCGGCCGCCCGCGAGGTGCTGAAGTGGATCGCCGGTCCCGAGTTCGCGGCAGCGGTCGCCGAGGACGGTCAGGTCATCCCGGCGTACGACGGCAGCCAGGGCGCCTTCCTGAAGACGATCCCGAACTGGAACCTGAAGACCTTCATCGATGCCGCCGCCGACGGCTATCTGTACCCGACGTCGAAGAACACCAAGGCGTGGGACCAACTCGAGGCTCCCACCCTGGCGCCGCTGTGGCAGGGCAAGGCGTCCGCAGACACGGTCGGCAAGAAGCTCGCTGCCGCGATGAACGACGCCCTGGCCAAGGAATGA
- a CDS encoding LacI family DNA-binding transcriptional regulator produces the protein MRRVTLRDVARAAGVSIATASYVLTGRSRIDSRAKVAESTELRVREAARRLHYRANASALATRTGRTGQVLLAMTVTSDPWVQAVVSAVSEELEKHDVQALVLPDGNWYGALQRMNPDAVFIDGLWGAVDVAHVDELVAGGQRIIVLGENLPGGGYDVIESRATAGCELSMRHLIGLGHDRIACLTVEPHTEDRPNRAAVYLAEMAANGYPIPQGFLRAAGSTPLGSYQAASDLLDLPDPPSAIFCASDYLALSVVKSAERRGIRIPGELSVVGAGNIPDGTMSTPALTTVGAADEYGEIARQVRRRALGDDTRATRAVLEWSLFERGSTSHPRTSSGDTQ, from the coding sequence ATGCGACGGGTCACCCTTCGCGACGTCGCCCGAGCGGCCGGCGTCTCCATTGCGACCGCGTCGTACGTGCTCACCGGTCGAAGCCGCATCGACTCCCGGGCCAAGGTGGCCGAATCCACCGAGCTCCGGGTCCGTGAGGCCGCCAGGCGGCTGCACTACCGTGCGAACGCCTCCGCCCTGGCCACTCGCACCGGACGTACGGGACAAGTACTGCTCGCCATGACGGTCACCTCCGATCCCTGGGTGCAGGCAGTTGTCTCGGCCGTCAGCGAGGAACTTGAGAAGCACGACGTACAGGCCCTCGTTCTGCCCGACGGCAACTGGTACGGCGCCCTGCAACGGATGAACCCGGACGCGGTCTTCATCGACGGGTTGTGGGGCGCGGTCGACGTGGCACACGTCGACGAACTGGTTGCCGGCGGGCAGCGGATCATCGTCCTGGGCGAGAACCTGCCCGGCGGCGGGTACGACGTCATCGAGTCGCGCGCGACCGCGGGCTGCGAACTCTCGATGCGTCACCTGATCGGCCTGGGTCACGACCGGATCGCCTGTCTGACGGTGGAGCCCCACACCGAGGACCGGCCCAACCGCGCCGCGGTGTACCTCGCCGAGATGGCGGCGAACGGCTACCCGATCCCCCAAGGTTTTCTGCGGGCGGCCGGGTCGACGCCGCTCGGCAGCTACCAGGCGGCGTCCGATCTGCTCGACCTGCCGGATCCGCCGTCGGCGATCTTCTGCGCCTCGGACTATCTGGCGCTCAGTGTCGTCAAGTCGGCAGAACGCCGCGGGATCCGGATTCCCGGCGAACTGTCGGTCGTCGGCGCCGGCAACATCCCGGACGGCACGATGAGCACCCCGGCGCTGACAACCGTTGGCGCGGCCGACGAGTACGGCGAGATCGCGCGGCAGGTACGCCGCCGCGCACTCGGGGACGACACCCGCGCGACCCGCGCGGTCCTCGAGTGGTCGCTGTTCGAACGCGGCTCCACCAGTCATCCAAGAACTTCTTCTGGAGATACCCAATGA